One genomic segment of Occultella kanbiaonis includes these proteins:
- a CDS encoding GNAT family N-acetyltransferase, producing MISIRTASAADDAAIVAIDDATWSPSNSPAPAPEGARSAFANLPTSDVLVAVTAEDRVAGYIQWHNVFGIDSHAHVLEINGLAVDPALAGRGIGTALVEAAVAELGRRGARKVSLRVLSTNPTARRLYARCSFVEEGVLRGEFLLDGAEVDDVLMARHLPR from the coding sequence ATGATCTCGATCCGCACCGCGTCCGCGGCCGACGACGCCGCGATCGTCGCCATCGACGACGCGACCTGGTCTCCGAGCAACTCTCCCGCGCCTGCGCCCGAGGGGGCGCGTTCGGCGTTCGCGAACCTGCCCACGTCGGACGTGCTCGTGGCGGTCACGGCCGAGGACCGGGTGGCCGGCTACATCCAGTGGCACAACGTGTTCGGCATCGACTCCCACGCCCATGTGCTCGAGATCAACGGACTCGCCGTGGACCCCGCCCTGGCCGGGCGCGGCATCGGCACCGCCCTGGTGGAGGCGGCCGTTGCCGAACTCGGACGGCGGGGCGCACGGAAGGTGAGCCTGCGGGTGCTCTCCACGAACCCGACGGCGCGCCGGCTTTACGCCCGCTGCTCGTTCGTGGAGGAGGGGGTGCTGCGCGGGGAGTTCCTGCTCGACGGCGCCGAGGTGGACGACGTGCTCATGGCACGCCACCTCCCCCGCTGA
- a CDS encoding sensor histidine kinase — protein MSSIERARPGAQPPPGREVGPARRLVPALAVAFALLAVLANAGDWRNGLFLLVPVAAFAAWYRWDLPVPVLAAPVIVGTAGALWGGDFEPALFLLALFALVSVAWCEHRPTAWALVALSVVAVLGLALGRPEAEVAWAPWVVGISFPAVLGWVVRRQEQTTAQLTRARRELAERAVQDERRRIARDLHDLVGHGLAAVLLQVTSARHVLRRDVDSADEALATAERVGRASMQDLRATMDLLRADGEPSGNAPLPGLAQLPGLVAGYAERGLDVALEGGPGGPGAPGGRGGSTAGGGSDGTGAPGGAGATTATVAPEPGSAVGLTLYRIAQEALANAAIHAPDARTRVRTAVGPDSVVMEVVTEGPLRPVQPRPAHGHYGLLGMHERAEVIGADLRAGPTPAGWTVRCEVPIGGAP, from the coding sequence ATGTCCTCGATCGAGCGGGCCCGGCCCGGGGCGCAGCCGCCGCCGGGCCGCGAGGTGGGACCCGCGCGCCGGTTGGTGCCGGCACTCGCCGTGGCGTTCGCGCTGCTCGCCGTGCTCGCGAACGCGGGTGACTGGCGCAACGGGCTCTTCCTGCTGGTCCCGGTCGCCGCCTTCGCGGCCTGGTACCGCTGGGACCTGCCGGTCCCGGTGCTGGCCGCCCCGGTCATCGTCGGCACGGCGGGCGCGCTGTGGGGTGGGGACTTCGAGCCGGCCCTGTTCCTGCTCGCCCTGTTCGCGCTGGTGAGCGTGGCCTGGTGCGAGCACCGCCCGACGGCGTGGGCGCTGGTCGCGCTGTCGGTCGTCGCCGTTCTGGGACTGGCACTCGGGCGGCCGGAGGCGGAGGTGGCGTGGGCACCGTGGGTCGTCGGCATCTCGTTCCCGGCGGTCCTCGGCTGGGTGGTCCGGCGCCAGGAGCAGACCACCGCCCAGTTGACCCGGGCCCGACGTGAGCTCGCTGAACGGGCCGTGCAGGACGAGCGACGCCGGATCGCCCGGGATCTGCACGACCTCGTCGGCCACGGGCTGGCGGCCGTGTTGCTGCAGGTCACCAGCGCCCGGCACGTGCTGCGCCGCGACGTCGATTCCGCCGACGAGGCCTTGGCGACCGCCGAGCGGGTGGGCCGGGCGAGCATGCAGGATCTGCGGGCCACCATGGACCTGCTCCGCGCCGACGGCGAACCGTCCGGGAACGCACCGCTGCCGGGTCTGGCGCAGCTGCCCGGGCTCGTGGCCGGCTACGCGGAGCGCGGGCTGGACGTGGCGCTGGAGGGCGGCCCCGGCGGGCCGGGTGCGCCCGGCGGACGCGGCGGGTCAACCGCCGGCGGCGGGTCGGATGGGACCGGCGCGCCCGGCGGTGCCGGTGCGACAACCGCCACAGTCGCGCCCGAGCCGGGCTCCGCCGTCGGGCTCACGCTCTACCGGATCGCGCAGGAGGCGCTCGCGAACGCGGCCATCCACGCACCCGACGCGCGCACCCGGGTGCGCACCGCCGTCGGGCCGGACTCGGTGGTGATGGAGGTCGTGACCGAGGGCCCGCTCCGACCCGTCCAGCCGCGACCTGCGCACGGCCACTACGGCCTGCTCGGGATGCATGAACGGGCCGAGGTCATCGGTGCGGACCTGCGGGCCGGGCCGACGCCGGCCGGGTGGACGGTGCGCTGTGAGGTTCCGATCGGTGGTGCGCCGTGA
- a CDS encoding response regulator transcription factor: protein MIRVVLADDQAIVRAGIARILAPADGFEVVAECADGTEVAAAVARSGPDVVVMDVRMPRRDGLAATREVRSLPQPPPVLILTTFDEDEVLWSALEAGAAGFLLKDAGATDLIHAVRAVAGGAAWFDPAVSPRLLAAYRRSVVPDQRQRRRLEALTEREAEVLRWMARGATNAEIAAGLHVSDGTVKSHVGAVFGKLGVRDRAAAIVYAFDHGVVTPGQGPPAN, encoded by the coding sequence GTGATCCGGGTCGTCCTCGCCGACGACCAGGCGATCGTGCGCGCCGGGATCGCGCGCATCCTCGCGCCGGCGGACGGGTTCGAGGTGGTCGCCGAATGCGCCGACGGCACCGAGGTCGCGGCCGCCGTCGCCCGGTCCGGGCCCGACGTGGTGGTGATGGACGTGCGGATGCCGCGCCGGGACGGGCTCGCCGCGACGCGGGAGGTGCGCTCGCTCCCGCAGCCGCCGCCGGTGCTGATCCTGACCACGTTCGACGAGGACGAGGTGCTCTGGAGCGCCCTCGAGGCGGGCGCCGCCGGGTTCCTGCTCAAGGACGCCGGCGCGACCGACCTGATCCACGCCGTGCGGGCCGTGGCCGGCGGCGCGGCCTGGTTCGACCCCGCCGTCAGCCCCCGGCTGCTGGCCGCGTACCGGCGCTCCGTGGTGCCGGACCAGCGGCAGCGCCGGCGCCTCGAGGCGCTGACCGAGCGCGAGGCGGAGGTGCTGCGGTGGATGGCGCGTGGCGCCACGAACGCCGAGATCGCCGCGGGCCTGCACGTCAGCGACGGCACGGTGAAGTCCCACGTCGGGGCCGTCTTCGGCAAGCTCGGCGTGCGGGACCGGGCCGCCGCGATCGTGTACGCGTTCGACCACGGCGTCGTCACTCCGGGGCAGGGACCGCCCGCGAACTAG